Proteins encoded in a region of the Pigmentiphaga litoralis genome:
- the cls gene encoding cardiolipin synthase — MIPEPLVLPDVTVWGVTITQHQVVTTLSLLWAIYLGAVAIWIILQKRSPVSTLLWILTLALLPYAGFGVYYFFGPQRLRRRRLKRLRSRIAIAGQTEVARLKESPHDVPLPVGQMIRLGTSTSDVPVSTATDMRMLVGGGQTYDAFIEAIDGAKNHIHIEFYIYNPDRIGTLIRDRLIAKAREGVTVRFLVDALGSSSLGRRFLRPLRDAGVHVAFFHDVKIGRRLRPVTNFRNHRKILVVDGVIGFTGGINVTDEEDERVRDDAYHDIHLRIEGGAVRWLQMVFLEDWAYSTSERMDPADVPSLLPDTPAGEHYLQILCSGPDDPRESIHRMQVAAINAATERVWLTTAYFVPTGAALMSLTLAALRGVDVRVLVPCVSDSRVVTAAARSYFDELIDAGVKVWEYQDRMLHSKTLVVDDTYSFIGTANFDQRSFVLNFEVTALIYGPVMASNLNRQFEADLRKSMRVQARRKVSPLRRLGDATARLFSPVL, encoded by the coding sequence TTGATCCCAGAGCCGCTCGTCCTCCCCGACGTGACCGTCTGGGGTGTGACGATCACGCAGCACCAGGTGGTGACCACGCTGTCGCTGCTGTGGGCCATTTATCTGGGCGCGGTGGCCATCTGGATCATTCTGCAGAAGCGCTCGCCGGTGTCCACCTTGCTGTGGATCCTGACGCTGGCCCTGCTGCCCTACGCCGGCTTTGGCGTCTATTACTTCTTTGGCCCCCAGCGGTTGCGGCGCCGCCGGCTCAAGCGGCTGCGCAGCCGCATTGCCATCGCGGGCCAGACCGAAGTCGCACGGCTGAAGGAATCCCCCCACGACGTGCCGCTGCCGGTCGGACAGATGATCCGGCTGGGCACCAGCACCAGCGATGTGCCCGTGTCCACCGCGACCGACATGCGCATGCTGGTGGGCGGCGGGCAGACCTACGACGCCTTTATTGAAGCGATCGACGGCGCGAAGAACCACATCCACATCGAGTTCTACATCTACAACCCGGACCGTATCGGCACCTTGATCCGGGACCGGCTGATCGCCAAGGCGCGTGAAGGCGTGACGGTGCGGTTCCTGGTCGATGCGCTGGGGTCGTCGTCGCTGGGCCGGCGTTTTCTGCGTCCGCTGCGCGACGCCGGCGTCCACGTGGCCTTTTTCCATGACGTGAAGATCGGCCGCCGCCTGCGCCCGGTCACCAACTTCCGCAACCACCGCAAGATCCTGGTGGTGGACGGCGTGATCGGCTTCACGGGCGGCATCAACGTGACCGACGAGGAAGATGAACGCGTGCGGGACGACGCCTATCACGACATCCACCTGCGGATCGAAGGCGGCGCGGTGCGGTGGTTGCAGATGGTCTTTCTGGAAGATTGGGCGTATTCCACCAGTGAACGGATGGACCCGGCCGACGTCCCTTCTTTGCTGCCGGACACGCCGGCAGGCGAGCATTACCTGCAGATCCTGTGTTCCGGCCCGGATGATCCACGCGAATCGATCCACCGCATGCAAGTGGCGGCCATCAACGCCGCGACCGAACGGGTGTGGCTGACAACGGCCTACTTCGTGCCCACCGGCGCCGCGTTGATGAGCCTGACGCTGGCCGCGCTGCGCGGGGTGGATGTGCGGGTGCTGGTGCCCTGCGTGAGCGATTCCCGCGTGGTGACGGCGGCGGCCCGGTCCTACTTTGACGAGCTGATCGATGCGGGCGTGAAGGTCTGGGAATACCAGGACCGCATGCTGCATTCCAAGACGCTGGTCGTGGACGACACGTATTCCTTCATCGGCACCGCCAACTTCGACCAGCGCAGCTTCGTGCTGAATTTCGAGGTGACGGCGTTGATCTACGGGCCGGTCATGGCGTCGAACCTAAACCGTCAGTTCGAGGCCGACCTGCGCAAGTCGATGCGGGTGCAGGCACGCCGCAAGGTGTCGCCGCTGCGCCGCCTGGGGGATGCGACGGCACGGTTGTTTTCGCCCGTGCTGTAA
- a CDS encoding GTP cyclohydrolase II, producing the protein MVTIKSRVVIPLEGSQAAPEFLSFSGFTKEHIAIVFPSVTPGVTPLVRVHSECLTGDVFGSQLCDCGPQLQEAIDVFSQEGGVLLYLRQEGRGIGLYAKLSAYALQKEGLDTFEANRHLNLPEDARSFEPAAQMLKAMDISRIRLLTNNPDKASQLGDHGIEIESTIPTGVYLNPNNRRYLEAKVRHKHHTIPF; encoded by the coding sequence ATGGTCACGATCAAAAGCCGCGTTGTCATTCCTCTTGAGGGATCACAGGCGGCGCCGGAATTCCTGTCGTTCAGCGGTTTCACCAAAGAGCACATTGCCATCGTGTTCCCGAGCGTCACGCCCGGGGTGACGCCGCTGGTCCGGGTGCATTCCGAATGCCTGACGGGCGATGTGTTCGGCTCGCAACTGTGCGACTGCGGGCCGCAGCTGCAGGAAGCCATCGACGTGTTTTCGCAGGAAGGCGGCGTGCTGCTGTACCTGCGCCAGGAAGGCCGCGGCATCGGCCTGTACGCCAAGCTGTCGGCGTATGCGCTGCAAAAGGAAGGCCTGGACACGTTCGAAGCCAACCGCCACCTGAACCTGCCCGAAGACGCGCGCAGCTTCGAGCCCGCGGCGCAGATGCTCAAGGCGATGGACATCAGCCGCATCCGGCTCCTGACCAATAATCCCGACAAGGCGTCGCAGCTGGGCGATCACGGGATCGAGATCGAAAGCACGATCCCCACCGGGGTCTATCTGAACCCCAACAACCGCCGCTATCTCGAAGCCAAGGTTCGCCACAAACACCACACGATTCCATTTTGA
- a CDS encoding solute carrier family 23 protein — protein MAGSYFPRWRERTDGVAGGVIAPDERLPWPQMGAMGLQHVVAMFGSTVLAPLLMGFDPNLAIFMSGIGTLLFFVIVGGRVPSYLGSSFAFIGLVIAVSGYAGPGLNANIGVALGGIIACGVVYTLIGFLVMAIGTGWIERFMPPVVTGAVVAVIGLNLAPIAVKSVTANAFDAWMALATVLCVGIVAVFTRGMVQRLLILIGLLLAYVLYAVLTNGAGLGKPIDFSTVANAAWLGVPAFTAPVFRLDAMALIAPVAVILVAENLGHIKAVSAMTGQNLDRYMGRAFVGDGIATVVSGSVGGTGLTTYAENIGVMAVTRIYSTLVFAIAACFAILLGFSPKFGAVILTIPTAVLGGVSIVVFGLIAVSGARIWVENRVDFSDNRNLIVAAVTLVLGAGDFTLNIGGFALGGIGTATFGAIILNALLSRR, from the coding sequence ATGGCGGGATCGTATTTTCCAAGGTGGCGCGAGCGCACCGACGGGGTGGCGGGGGGCGTCATCGCGCCCGACGAGCGGCTGCCTTGGCCGCAGATGGGCGCGATGGGGCTGCAGCACGTGGTCGCGATGTTCGGGTCCACCGTACTGGCGCCCCTGCTCATGGGCTTCGATCCTAACCTTGCCATCTTCATGTCGGGGATCGGCACGCTGCTGTTCTTCGTGATCGTGGGCGGCCGCGTGCCGAGCTATCTCGGTTCCAGCTTCGCCTTCATTGGCCTCGTCATTGCCGTCAGCGGATATGCCGGGCCGGGCCTGAACGCCAACATCGGCGTGGCGCTTGGCGGCATCATTGCGTGCGGGGTGGTCTACACCCTGATCGGTTTCCTGGTCATGGCCATCGGCACGGGCTGGATCGAACGCTTCATGCCGCCGGTCGTCACCGGCGCGGTGGTGGCCGTGATCGGGCTGAACCTGGCGCCCATCGCGGTCAAGAGCGTTACTGCCAATGCCTTCGATGCGTGGATGGCCCTGGCGACCGTGCTGTGCGTCGGCATCGTGGCGGTGTTCACCCGCGGCATGGTGCAGCGCCTGCTGATCCTGATCGGTTTGTTGCTGGCCTATGTGCTGTACGCGGTGCTGACCAATGGCGCCGGACTGGGCAAGCCGATCGACTTTTCCACCGTGGCCAATGCCGCGTGGCTGGGCGTGCCGGCCTTTACGGCCCCGGTGTTCCGGCTGGACGCCATGGCGCTGATCGCGCCCGTGGCCGTAATCCTGGTGGCAGAAAACCTGGGCCACATCAAGGCCGTCAGCGCCATGACCGGCCAGAACCTGGACCGCTACATGGGCCGCGCGTTCGTGGGTGATGGGATCGCCACCGTGGTGTCGGGCAGCGTGGGCGGCACCGGCCTGACCACCTATGCCGAGAACATCGGTGTCATGGCCGTGACCCGGATCTACTCGACCCTGGTCTTTGCGATCGCCGCATGCTTCGCGATCCTGCTGGGCTTCTCGCCCAAATTCGGCGCCGTCATCCTGACCATCCCCACCGCCGTGCTGGGCGGCGTCTCCATCGTGGTCTTCGGCCTCATCGCCGTATCCGGCGCACGAATCTGGGTAGAAAACCGCGTCGACTTCTCCGACAACCGCAACCTGATCGTCGCAGCCGTCACACTGGTACTAGGCGCCGGCGACTTCACACTAAACATCGGCGGCTTCGCCCTCGGCGGAATCGGCACCGCCACTTTTGGAGCGATCATCCTCAACGCACTGCTGTCCCGCAGATAA
- the gshA gene encoding glutamate--cysteine ligase — protein MSDLLESRLALLDQPAHRALLAQSLHGIERESLRVDPHGDLALTPHPRALGATLTHPTITTDYSESLIELITGTHTDHGALLGELTDIHRFVYSELGDEILWNQSMPAHLPAEADIPIAWFGSSNTGMLKYVYRRGLAYRYGKAMQCIAGIHYNFSFSEALWPVLATPDEAATLSAQDLQSAKYVALIRNFNRVSWLLMYLFGASPALSANFLQGKPHQLRQLDDDTLYLPYATSLRMSDLGYQNKAQAGLKPCYNDLATYVAKLYDAVSQPWPEYEKYGTIRDGEWIQLNTNILQIENEYYSSIRPKRVARRGERPLRALATRGVQYIEVRCMDIDPFSPVGVSESTARFLDAFLLFCALEDSPPFGESGHCQASTNNFLTVVKEGRKPGLMLNQEGTPIPLATWGRDLLERIGACAALLDRVHGGTAHQDIVAAQAIKLDDPAHTPSAKVLATLQDEGLSFHAFTLKMSQQHAQTLRNQPPSAEQEAQFREQAAQSLAEQYALEQKEMGNFDDFVAAYQAGLLGN, from the coding sequence GTGAGCGATCTGCTAGAAAGCCGCCTTGCTCTGCTCGACCAGCCCGCGCATCGCGCCCTGCTGGCGCAGAGCCTGCATGGCATCGAACGGGAGAGCCTGCGGGTCGATCCCCATGGCGACCTCGCCCTGACTCCCCACCCGCGTGCGCTGGGCGCCACCCTGACGCACCCGACGATCACCACGGATTATTCCGAGTCGCTGATCGAGCTCATTACCGGCACCCATACCGACCATGGCGCCTTGCTGGGCGAGCTGACCGACATCCACCGCTTCGTGTATTCCGAACTGGGTGACGAGATCCTGTGGAACCAGTCGATGCCGGCCCATCTGCCGGCCGAAGCCGACATTCCGATCGCCTGGTTCGGCTCGTCCAACACCGGCATGCTCAAGTACGTGTACCGCCGCGGCCTGGCCTATCGCTACGGCAAGGCCATGCAGTGCATTGCCGGGATCCACTACAACTTTTCGTTTTCGGAAGCGCTGTGGCCGGTGCTGGCCACGCCCGACGAAGCCGCGACGTTGTCGGCGCAAGACCTGCAGTCGGCCAAGTACGTTGCGCTGATCCGCAACTTCAACCGGGTCAGCTGGCTGCTGATGTACCTGTTCGGCGCATCGCCCGCGCTGTCGGCCAACTTTCTGCAGGGCAAGCCGCACCAGTTGCGGCAGCTGGACGATGACACCCTGTACCTGCCGTACGCCACCAGCCTGCGCATGAGCGACCTGGGCTACCAGAACAAGGCGCAAGCCGGCCTGAAGCCCTGCTACAACGACCTGGCCACCTATGTGGCCAAGCTGTACGACGCCGTCAGCCAGCCCTGGCCGGAGTATGAAAAGTACGGCACGATCCGCGACGGCGAGTGGATCCAGCTGAACACCAACATCCTGCAGATCGAAAACGAGTACTACTCGAGCATTCGCCCGAAGCGGGTCGCGCGGCGCGGCGAACGGCCCCTGCGCGCCCTGGCGACGCGGGGCGTGCAGTACATCGAAGTGCGCTGCATGGACATCGATCCGTTCTCGCCGGTGGGCGTGTCCGAATCGACCGCGCGTTTCCTTGACGCCTTCCTGCTCTTCTGCGCCCTGGAAGACAGCCCGCCGTTCGGCGAATCCGGCCACTGCCAGGCCAGCACCAACAACTTCCTGACCGTGGTCAAGGAAGGCCGCAAGCCGGGTCTGATGCTCAACCAGGAAGGCACGCCCATTCCGCTGGCGACCTGGGGGCGCGATCTGCTGGAGCGCATCGGCGCCTGTGCCGCGCTGCTCGACCGCGTGCATGGCGGCACGGCGCACCAGGACATCGTGGCCGCGCAGGCCATCAAGCTGGACGACCCCGCGCACACGCCGTCGGCCAAGGTGCTGGCCACCCTGCAAGACGAAGGCCTGTCCTTCCATGCCTTTACCCTGAAGATGAGCCAGCAGCACGCGCAGACCCTGCGCAACCAGCCGCCGTCGGCCGAGCAGGAAGCGCAGTTCCGCGAACAGGCCGCCCAGTCCCTGGCGGAACAGTACGCGCTGGAACAGAAGGAAATGGGCAACTTCGACGACTTCGTCGCAGCCTATCAGGCGGGTCTGCTGGGGAACTGA
- a CDS encoding undecaprenyl-diphosphate phosphatase — MTENTLYMLKAFFLGCIEGLTEFLPVSSTGHLILIGNWLNFNSGEGKVFEVVIQFGAILAVIWIFREKVAHILVGIVTGDKFSLRFARNIIIAFLPSAIIGVLFLKLIKQVLFQPAVVAVALVIGGFIILWVERRPQTSIKTQNISEITWKQALLVGCAQCLAMIPGTSRSGSTIIGGMAVGLKRTTATEFSFFLAMPTMLGASVYDAYKNHALLTDSDLAAIAVGFMAAFFAALLVVRALMRFVATHTYRVFAWYRIALGLAIVVWMLV, encoded by the coding sequence ATGACTGAAAATACGCTGTACATGCTAAAGGCCTTCTTTCTCGGCTGTATCGAGGGCCTGACGGAATTTTTGCCGGTATCGAGCACGGGTCACCTGATCCTGATCGGCAACTGGCTCAATTTCAATTCGGGCGAAGGCAAAGTCTTCGAAGTGGTCATCCAATTTGGCGCAATTCTTGCGGTGATCTGGATTTTTCGGGAAAAGGTCGCACATATCCTGGTAGGGATCGTGACGGGTGACAAATTTTCGTTGAGATTTGCCCGGAACATCATCATTGCCTTCCTGCCGTCGGCCATCATCGGGGTGCTTTTCCTGAAGCTGATCAAGCAGGTGCTGTTCCAGCCGGCGGTGGTTGCGGTGGCGTTGGTCATCGGCGGGTTTATCATCCTATGGGTGGAGCGCCGGCCCCAGACGTCCATCAAGACGCAAAACATCTCCGAAATCACCTGGAAACAGGCGTTGCTGGTGGGATGTGCGCAGTGTCTGGCGATGATTCCGGGAACCTCGCGCTCCGGTTCCACGATTATTGGTGGTATGGCTGTGGGCCTGAAACGGACCACCGCCACCGAATTTTCCTTTTTCCTTGCGATGCCCACGATGCTGGGCGCTTCGGTCTACGACGCATACAAGAACCACGCGTTGCTTACTGACAGCGACCTGGCCGCGATTGCCGTCGGCTTCATGGCTGCCTTCTTTGCCGCGTTGCTGGTGGTCCGCGCGCTGATGCGGTTCGTCGCGACCCACACCTACCGGGTGTTTGCCTGGTACCGGATCGCGCTTGGACTGGCCATCGTGGTGTGGATGCTGGTTTAA
- a CDS encoding Na+/H+ antiporter produces the protein MQIVFTVLVLILAVALSGVVTRVSPVKLPLPIFQIALGAVLALPLFGLHVRFDPDVFLLLFIPPLLFADGWRIPKREFFRLGRPILALALGLVLFTVVGVGYFIHWLIPPISLPLAFALGAVLSPTDALAVSAIAGKGKLPPKLQHLLEGEALMNDASGLVAFKFAIAAALTGVFSIWDASFSFFVIAIGGLMVGAATAWGFSYARRQVLRWSGDEPAIQVALLLLTPFAAYLFAEHFELSGILSAVAAGITMTYTDSADNSSSATRLQTNSVWAMLEFIFNGMTFILLGLQLPSVIDLAHADAVAAGNVPVGYLFGYVVAITLTLIVLRFFWVWVTQHLRFFRRIVLGSAYRPINLWLVLATALAGVRGSITMAGVMAVPLVMNDGTPFPARDLMIFLATGVILTSLVIASIFLPMVLPKLPQPAENLQEKEERRARLLLAKSAVAAVEQAHDQMLHGLSEADAQLLEEVSGSLLSVYRARVDAESELADTNLRANRHRQFERELRLAAVTAERNEIYRLRETFQINDETFRALLRDLDLAENWVMSPLVSKH, from the coding sequence ATGCAAATCGTCTTTACCGTTCTTGTCCTGATTCTTGCCGTGGCGCTGTCCGGTGTGGTCACGCGCGTGTCCCCCGTCAAGCTGCCGTTGCCGATCTTCCAGATCGCGCTGGGCGCCGTCCTGGCCTTGCCCCTGTTCGGGCTGCACGTGCGCTTCGATCCCGATGTGTTCCTGCTGCTGTTCATCCCGCCGCTGCTGTTTGCCGATGGCTGGCGGATCCCCAAGCGTGAATTCTTCCGCCTGGGCCGGCCCATCCTGGCGCTGGCGCTCGGGCTCGTGCTGTTCACCGTGGTGGGGGTGGGCTATTTCATCCATTGGCTAATTCCCCCCATCTCGCTGCCGCTGGCCTTCGCACTGGGCGCCGTGCTGTCGCCGACCGATGCGCTGGCGGTGTCGGCGATTGCCGGCAAAGGCAAGCTGCCGCCCAAGCTGCAGCACTTGCTGGAGGGCGAAGCGCTGATGAATGACGCGTCTGGCCTGGTCGCCTTCAAGTTTGCGATCGCGGCGGCACTGACCGGAGTCTTCTCGATCTGGGACGCCAGCTTCAGCTTTTTCGTGATCGCCATTGGCGGGTTGATGGTCGGCGCGGCCACCGCCTGGGGGTTCAGCTATGCGCGCCGCCAGGTGTTGCGATGGAGCGGCGATGAACCTGCCATCCAGGTCGCCTTGCTGCTGCTGACCCCGTTCGCGGCCTACCTGTTTGCCGAGCATTTCGAGCTGTCGGGCATCCTGTCGGCGGTGGCGGCCGGCATCACCATGACCTATACGGATTCGGCAGACAACAGCAGTTCAGCCACGCGCCTGCAGACCAATAGCGTCTGGGCCATGCTGGAATTCATCTTCAACGGGATGACCTTCATCCTGTTGGGACTGCAACTGCCCAGTGTGATCGACCTGGCGCATGCGGATGCGGTCGCTGCGGGCAACGTCCCGGTCGGCTATCTGTTCGGCTACGTGGTCGCCATTACGCTCACGCTGATCGTGCTGCGCTTCTTCTGGGTATGGGTCACGCAGCATCTGCGATTTTTCCGCCGCATCGTGCTCGGCAGCGCGTATCGGCCAATCAACCTGTGGCTGGTGCTGGCCACCGCATTGGCAGGGGTGCGCGGGTCGATCACCATGGCCGGTGTCATGGCGGTGCCGCTGGTCATGAACGACGGCACGCCGTTCCCGGCCCGCGACCTCATGATCTTTCTGGCGACCGGGGTCATCCTGACGTCCCTGGTCATTGCCAGCATTTTCCTGCCCATGGTGCTGCCCAAGCTACCGCAACCGGCCGAAAACCTGCAGGAAAAGGAAGAACGCCGGGCCCGCCTGCTGCTGGCCAAGTCCGCCGTGGCGGCCGTGGAACAGGCGCACGACCAGATGCTGCACGGCCTGAGCGAGGCCGACGCCCAACTGCTGGAAGAGGTATCCGGCAGCCTGCTGTCGGTGTACCGGGCGCGGGTGGATGCCGAAAGCGAACTGGCCGACACCAACCTGCGCGCCAACCGCCACCGCCAGTTCGAACGCGAATTGCGGCTGGCCGCGGTCACCGCCGAACGCAACGAAATCTACCGGCTGCGCGAAACCTTCCAGATCAATGACGAGACCTTTCGCGCACTGCTGCGTGACCTGGACCTGGCGGAAAACTGGGTGATGAGCCCGCTGGTCAGCAAGCACTGA
- a CDS encoding ABC transporter transmembrane domain-containing protein, with protein sequence MPDPVRSSSLPPLPHGASPQSLFAMLPFLRPYAGRWAIAFLALLVAAGATLALPVAFRYLIDLGFSAGNRAHIDRYFVALFAVSLVLAGATALRFYMVSWLGERVTADLRRAVYDRVLRMSPQFFETTQTGEVLSRLTTDTTLIQTVVGTSLSQGLRNLFLLVGGLVMLAVTSPTLSAYILVTLVVVVAPIIFFGRRVRKLSGLTQDRVAGASALAGEVLNAMPTVQSYNQQPYESSRFGAAVEHAFDAALSRIRARAALTAMVIVLIFGAIVFVLWLGARAVLAGDMTAGLLSQFILYAVVTAGAVGAVSEVWGDLQRAAGATDRLLQLRGAQSPVVEAATTVPLPGHGEGLRFDHIAFNYPSRPGVPALDDLTLHVRPGEHVALVGPSGAGKTTLFQVLLRFYDPQSGTVSINGVDTRRLALDDLRAHIGVVLQETVIFSGSVLDNIRYGRANASIDEVKAAARMAAADGFIAALPDGYDTFLGERGVRLSGGQRQRIAIARAILKNPPVLLLDEATSALDAESERLVQQALDNATQSRTTLVIAHRLATVKQADRILVLDAGRIVAEGTHADLMATSPLYARLAALQFGEASGTMP encoded by the coding sequence ATGCCCGACCCCGTCCGATCTTCATCCCTGCCGCCGCTCCCGCATGGCGCGTCGCCCCAGTCCCTGTTCGCCATGCTCCCGTTCCTGCGGCCCTACGCGGGGCGCTGGGCCATCGCTTTCCTGGCGCTGCTGGTCGCCGCCGGTGCGACCCTGGCCTTGCCGGTCGCCTTCCGTTACCTGATCGACCTGGGCTTTTCAGCGGGCAATCGCGCGCACATCGATCGTTACTTTGTCGCCCTGTTCGCCGTGTCGCTGGTGCTGGCCGGAGCCACCGCGCTGCGCTTCTACATGGTGTCGTGGCTGGGCGAACGGGTCACGGCCGACCTGCGCCGCGCCGTCTACGACCGCGTGCTGCGCATGAGTCCCCAGTTCTTCGAAACCACCCAGACCGGCGAAGTGCTGTCGCGCCTGACCACCGACACCACCCTGATCCAGACCGTGGTCGGCACCAGCCTGTCGCAGGGCCTGCGCAATCTGTTCCTGCTGGTGGGCGGCCTGGTCATGCTGGCCGTGACCAGCCCGACCCTGTCGGCCTACATCCTGGTGACCCTGGTCGTGGTGGTGGCCCCCATCATCTTTTTTGGCCGTCGTGTCCGCAAGCTGTCGGGCCTCACGCAAGACCGCGTCGCTGGCGCCAGTGCGTTGGCGGGCGAGGTGCTCAATGCCATGCCCACGGTGCAGTCCTACAACCAGCAGCCCTATGAATCGTCGCGCTTCGGCGCGGCGGTGGAACACGCGTTCGACGCGGCCCTGTCACGCATTCGCGCCCGCGCCGCGCTGACGGCCATGGTGATCGTGCTCATATTCGGCGCGATCGTGTTCGTGCTCTGGCTGGGCGCCCGCGCGGTGCTGGCCGGCGACATGACGGCGGGCCTGCTGTCCCAGTTCATTCTGTATGCCGTCGTGACGGCAGGGGCGGTCGGTGCCGTGTCCGAAGTGTGGGGGGACCTGCAGCGTGCCGCAGGCGCCACCGACCGCCTGCTGCAATTGCGTGGGGCGCAATCGCCCGTGGTCGAAGCGGCCACCACCGTGCCGCTGCCCGGCCACGGCGAAGGCTTGCGGTTCGACCACATTGCGTTCAACTACCCCTCGCGGCCGGGCGTCCCGGCACTTGATGACCTGACCCTGCATGTGCGCCCGGGCGAGCATGTCGCCCTGGTCGGCCCGTCGGGCGCTGGCAAGACCACGCTCTTCCAGGTGCTGCTGCGCTTTTACGATCCGCAGTCCGGCACGGTGTCGATCAATGGTGTCGATACCCGCCGCCTGGCGCTGGACGACCTGCGCGCGCACATCGGCGTCGTGCTGCAGGAAACCGTGATCTTTTCGGGCTCGGTGCTGGACAACATCCGGTACGGGCGGGCCAACGCCAGCATCGATGAGGTCAAGGCCGCCGCCCGCATGGCCGCGGCCGACGGCTTCATTGCGGCCTTGCCCGACGGATACGACACCTTTCTGGGCGAACGGGGCGTGCGCCTGTCGGGCGGTCAACGCCAGCGCATCGCGATTGCCCGCGCCATCCTGAAGAACCCGCCGGTGCTGCTGCTGGACGAAGCCACCAGCGCGCTGGACGCCGAAAGCGAGCGGCTGGTGCAGCAAGCCCTGGACAACGCCACCCAGTCGCGGACCACGCTGGTGATCGCTCACCGCCTGGCCACCGTCAAGCAGGCGGACCGGATCCTGGTGCTGGACGCCGGCCGCATTGTGGCCGAAGGCACCCACGCCGATCTGATGGCGACGTCGCCGCTGTACGCCCGCCTGGCCGCGCTGCAGTTCGGGGAAGCCTCGGGTACGATGCCGTAA